From the Temnothorax longispinosus isolate EJ_2023e chromosome 6, Tlon_JGU_v1, whole genome shotgun sequence genome, one window contains:
- the Rbcn-3a gene encoding dmX-like protein 2 isoform X8, whose amino-acid sequence MNCHQILSGACNAGDRCYAVGSVEGISFTAYAAGCNIVILANNFERVQIIPGAVHNYIRISCLDCSTDTGKIAAAYENQVCIFEPTPLIHSTCSHQLEYRWVQTGSLQTESNITSLSWNLEGTRLLTGGELLQLWHQNIMPFQEEHSGTVTFSIGGEAESPGPGDTSIPNDPGGWNCVWKCRTATPVHLMSFSPDGTLFATTGMNDRLVKIWFENKQLFPARSIDHTSFAQSVGSDNFSFVYVAHPRAVTHLSWRKTSKYMPKGSVSNMLVTSCRDNICRVWAETIPPEIEGLANMSQFEGSDRHGHHGKHRHHNMHKHRFMQRLKHMKTCFHIRRHAKQQHQAGHTAPTLPTLPSTYSVHDFHNSYQTSGHYPGMHFHLAASINAETDIPLVPSLITGDPEREPNFILHWLNNKEMHFTMQAENILQELTRKVVEKEEGLQHQQEAEHVEHDSEDECTPKKGVRLQTAQKPVVGGRSMSQEEHSSDEHHTAHTTSSHHSLAHSVHSHPSLSNTTSINSIATDATSTMNHAPDSLDTKIETLLRDWHHNPDLLFSIHPIDGSFLIWHIEWLDEYHPGSFRQAQISFSTRIPNAFPLGDASTMSHNVSMYSHNTGGPLLNIREVAKSSTKTSDPSEVATPLPSLIEQDEEQSTLTSKAGQELLKNMENTNDQNQTKTETNALENNKNGQDADLLAHPSPIVSMVSKHSNGTLNLWQLTFADKTKFSQVLSIGHACRASGHRFRVNDITCHPVLPLLVTTSHHNIPEFSGTQSTESNENLGIKHDSCKDKDIMSPTGFCSELILWRVDAVGPLSKSGGVSELARINSPEISAFSNVAWIPTLLPSTTLGNLSNSPSACFVASDGECLRVYQAVIDARTLLAEVSISERRSRMMDSMASLSTDMSSDDGVRHSIHDRIKIVSQQSTARPGCVIQLDAIADATHDWQNTQFLHVFQEQLITGERSDEKQPGIDTSANDLGLMESTLDAMVDLQQSTIFEEPFYIVVLERTQQGTTVHMWRLVIASQPETTGLSGSMMYVPDSHLVQDEDDEGTPGRLSHAEGRRSRRPSQTGGRSRRESQGDLDSTFLPRRHQNSHVLITTTKVCTQELPLPDGVEVIHAAPAAGHLSSSSIYPACFAPYIIVTACSDSTVRFWKCKVTKRPDEKLDYEWCEWEMTRKDQESTIDITGQPLNISAAYSGRIACAYKYGKSFTRPTKSDPDSRYVNLCVAIYECESTGGSEWILEDTIHLKNIHLPRIAVDQHLDLSYLYDSRFLQKKQRLTQVLQTLSHEDIRSSRNGENGDSTKAGLLAVPSFSTLQSLRKSIIENGNTCPLTQKHLVQLDWVSKEDGSHILTVGVGSKIMLFTPVCSDLAQANMKAMKESQSNNRPILRKTSSLAQPQFVDEIRWMKLRKIELTTADGLPPLPMQISWVRDGILVVGMDSEMHVYSQWKPNPKNDCFHSNLQHQESDEFQASRNLRDEDLRTLAHETSQRRLANVSSMPHLSRVSSINLTMLDAKKKRGIQNENLSFDYMPDYGLFEASRIACPVLPQYHPKQLMELLNSGKIRWVKAILAHLVRCIGSSCNLRADDESLVKQRGWSRSRTMSVSYMGTTSPLEPRGSTTQIPEELTLDYAEITSISPLPLWTLLMADKETNLPHQQNEDKHDYNKLFDSNLDEGESLDDMLDEDYERSRQKDRRSSVPERQGISHFGPRQGRLLSRLLTHTHLPGLSSLDQMHLLALADTVSTCNVDFAERFAIDAAKNAIAKENLTGIPDGETVSTDSLDDCGLRFLLAMKHYNYLIRCLPLAQRAQFQKQGVASNNLVWAFHSESEEELLGLIPSYAKGQPKWSVLKELGVGWWIRSNTVLKKCIDKIAKAAFQDKQDPLDAAIYYLAMKKKNLVWGLFRNKRDERMTAFFSNNFAENRWRKAALKNAFALLGKQRFDHAAAFFLLAGALKDAIDVCLNKLNDIQLAMVIVRLYENDTSSPNMRRLLYEEILGCDKDGQNQDMSRAHPDPFLRSMALWILKDHSGSLNTLLLTNVGHMHPQYDDESDKPEGTTANPNVFNFYVYLRTHPLLIRQYIASTAQDKKKGHSVVISGFSYGTETKRPDQPDKQLLLEDSITPLERQLYFTTAHAHFKAGCPALALEVLSKLPNKVMETNGEDSPSLLNSPSKARAQDAQIDTGIINWGNESNAVNNKDADVDWGTPSFDWSQSSNRVKGDKLELNWDDDETGEAEDADSPPMSMKLDKKEQDNSHKSETDNKDVAKSAGQLDIMAQQLKFVACLKILMEELSTLATGFEVDGGQLRYQLYVWLEREVDALRQLCSYSTNADGDMNNAAEYEGGMVDDVPPYKPGEQPTLHQILVAEKLDFEAKVQRAAKRKKWLKANETLLRTLLSYCSLHGASGGGLASVRMELVLLLQELQQEKTQQQLLSPLPFPTTLPLLSASVACNKTVVADPVRHLQSLAHDMLQTLVELRNPPMPNRNTHYCEVFIMRDLAVALSACIYQSLCDSDTFVMKHHQPDSFPVVAEVETTGGHLVASNRYHRRYSTDDGVCITTSPAKWPGVTNLRALLAREKDEDTPKLNILLCEAFVATYMSLFIYAMSSCDSHILYRLVGQHFDNNTWSSLFGGGVKKLLRVASTTNNQGGTTISVERTDSMTSDIQSTASGMWNTMTSLTKQRVKLNMKLLGQFTGQQPNMKEDKPTYREQFVSPQMSMISYFLMKPRIETEYADEIDYDSSDSAVSDLDSTDDEEDVFDTGSKPKSKPKDNTEHSNSNSYSWSVMRLAIVKILQKQLQDFMTVAGIEMQELPVSSPLIHGTLGIVALWQESLREELEFKGPPPANYIPGCAPDPSPTPGKPAIHKYRSLLEKGNTPFNTRLASAAPTNRLWCYLVRQEMVQDIFIRAVFGKRRSMSTILESSQSVVDGVHRGTGEDKGSDSGTTSLPEPVRIIHKEQDSISAFCLNQVNPGLMALATPREVQEMNISLLLELPSWLEDECEFDIINLNKQPDPEPVPPTSFLVIQVWLNTISLYSHNNKLHILHTYHLQTAADRPLLAQSPQQNSPQTHSGIASQSGRGASVILKHKIDGIRRISSHPLLPLYLTGSQDGSVSLWEWGHQTAVATPRAPGTFAKVTRVRFSQHGNKFGVADSDGQLSLFQVACREGTARPFFTYQCHSKVTSDFVFLGACSLVATAGHGSEGRNVALWDTLLPQNKSLVQGFMCHDQGASALILAPQHQLLISGGKKGDINIFDVRQRQQRQRFQAHESAIKCLALDPHEEFFVSGAGDGDIKIWGLTVHSLLYSFPSEHPRSSFFKNIGQGVTQLHVDSAGRLFSCGADGSMKVRQLPERDCVIQTLY is encoded by the exons ATGAATTGTCATCAGATACTGAGCGGTGCCTGTAATGCGGGCGATCGCTGCTACGCGGTCGGCTCCGTCGAGGGAATATCCTTCACC GCGTACGCAGCTGGCTGCAATATTGTGATTTTGGCCAATAATTTCGAACGAGTTCAAATAATTCCTGGAGCTGTGCACAATTACATCAGGATCAGCTGTCTGGACTGTAGTACAGATACGGGAAAAATAGCTGCAGCCTATGAAAACCAAGTCTGCATTTTCGAGCCAACGCCGCTTATACACAGCACCTGTTCACAT CAATTAGAATACAGATGGGTTCAAACAGGAAGTCTGCAAACAGAATCGAATATTACTTCTTTATCATGGAATTTAGAAGGGACAAGATTGTTAACAGGCGGCGAACTGTTACAATTATGGCATCAAAACATCATGCCATTTCAAGAAGAGCACT ctGGTACGGTGACGTTCTCAATTGGAGGGGAAGCTGAGAGTCCTGGGCCTGGGGATACATCTATTCCAAATGATCCAGGCGGTTGGAATTGTGTATGGAAGTGTCGTACGGCTACACCAGTTCATCTTATGAGTTTTAGTCCCGACGGCACTCTGTTTGCAACAACAGGAATGAATGATAGATTGGTCAAAATATGGTTCGAAAACAAACAAT TATTTCCAGCAAGAAGCATAGATCATACAAGTTTTGCACAGTCCGTGGGTAGTGACAACTTTAGTTTTGTTTATGTCGCACATCCGCGCGCTGTAACGCATCTATCTTGGCGCAAGACAAGTAAATATATGCCAAA AGGCTCTGTATCCAATATGTTGGTCACATCGTGTCGTGATAATATTTGTCGAGTGTGGGCAGAAACGATACCACCTGAAATCGAAGGCTTAGCTAATATGAGTCAGTTTGAAGGCTCCGATAGGCATGGTCATCATGGCAAACATCGTCATCATAATATGCACAAACATCGATTTATGCAACGACTGAAACATATGAA AACATGTTTTCATATTCGGCGACATGCTAAGCAGCAACATCAAGCTGGCCATACAGCACCGACTTTACCAACGCTTCCATCTACATATTCTGTACACGATTTTCATAATAGTTATCAAACTTCTGGTCATTACCCAGGAATGCATTTCCACTTGGCAGCCAGTATCAACGCAGAAACTG ATATACCACTAGTACCAAGCCTAATTACTGGAGATCCCGAAAGAGAACCGAATTTTATTCTACACTGGCtaaataacaaagaaatgCACTTTACCATGCAAGCCGAAAACATACTGCAAGAGTTAACTCGTAAAGTAGTGGAGAAAGAGGAAGGTTTACAACATCAACAAGAAGCTGAACATGTGGAACATGATTCTGAGGATGAATGTACACCAA AAAAAGGAGTTCGGCTGCAAACAGCTCAGAAGCCAGTAGTCGGTGGCCGGTCAATGAGTCAAGAAGAGCACAGTAGTGACGAACATCATACTGCACATACTACCTCATCTCACCACAGTTTAGCACACAGTGTGCACTCTCATCCCAGTCTTag CAATACAACCTCCATTAATTCTATAGCGACGGATGCAACATCTACGATGAACCACGCGCCAGATTCGTTGGACACAAAGATAGAAACGTTGCTACGTGACTGGCACCACAATCCAGATTTGCTGTTTTCGATACATCCGATAGACGGAAGTTTCTTGATTTGGCATATTGAATGGTTGGACGAATATCATCCTGGGTCTTTTCGACAGGCACAAATTTCATTTTCCACTCGTATTCCGAACGCATTTCCGCTCGGCGACGCGTCGACAATGAGTCACAATGTATCAATGTACTCTCATAATACTGGTGGACCCTTATTGAATATTCGTGAAGTTGCAAAATCCTCGACTAAAACAAGCGATCCTAGTGAAGTCGCGACTCCCTTACCTAGTCTCATAGAACAAGATGAAGAGCAATCTACCTTGACCTCAAAAGCAGGTCAAGAACTActgaaaaatatggaaaatacgAATGATCAAAATCAAACAAAAACGGAAACTAACGCgttggaaaataataaaaatgggcAAGACGCGGATCTGTTGGCCCACCCTAGTCCGATTGTTTCTATGGTATCAAAGCACTCGAATGGTACTTTGAATTTATGGCAATTAACGTTTGCAGACAAAACGAAATTTTCACAGGTGTTGAGCATAGGGCATGCATGTAGAGCTTCCGGACATCGCTTCCGTGTAAACGACATTACTTGCCATCCTGTCTTACCTCTACTTGTAACAACCTCTCATCATAATATACCTGAGTTTTCTGGTACTCAATCAACGGAATCCAACGAAAACCTCGGCATTAAACACGATTCCTGTAAAGATAAGGATATCATGTCACCTACTGGATTTTGCAGCGAATTGATATTATGGCGCGTAGATGCCGTGGGGCCTCTGTCCAAGAGCGGTGGAGTTTCTGAATTGGCGCGTATCAATTCGCCCGAGATATCGGCGTTTAGTAATGTAGCCTGGATCCCGACATTATTGCCAAGCACAACACTGGGCAATTTATCCAATTCTCCCAGTGCCTGCTTCGTAGCTAGTGACGGAGAATGTTTGCGGGTTTATCAAGCTGTCATTGACGCTAGAACGTTACTAGCCGAAGTGTCGATCAGCGAGAGAAGAAGCAGGATGATGGATTCCATGGCCAGTCTCTCGACGGATATGTCATCGGATGATGGCGTCAGGCACTCCATTCACGACAGGATAAAAATAGTATCTCAACAATCGACCGCGAGACCAGGATGCGTTATACAGCTCGACGCTATTGCTGACGCTACTCACGATTGGCAGAACACGCAGTTCCTCCATGTCTTTCAAGAGCAATTAATCACGGGCGAGAGAAGCGACGAGAAGCAGCCTGGTATTGACACATCGGCCAATGATCTGGGACTCATGGAGTCCACGTTGGACGCTATGGTAGATCTGCAACAATCGACAATCTTCGAAGAGCCATTCTACATAGTGGTTCTTGAGCGTACGCAGCAGGGCACCACTGTGCATATGTGGCGATTGGTAATAGCATCGCAACCAGAAACTACCGGTTTGTCAGGCTCGATGATGTATGTGCCAGATTCTCATTTGGTTCAGGATGAAGACGATGAGGGAACGCCTGGTAGATTGAGCCACGCGGAAGGTAGACGCTCACGCAGACCCAGTCAAACCGGTGGCCGGAGTCGTCGCGAGAGTCAGGGTGATCTGGACTCGACGTTCTTGCCTCGTCGCCATCAAAACAGCCACGTCCTCATTACCACCACGAAAGTCTGCACGCAGGAATTGCCGTTGCCCGACGGTGTGGAGGTGATTCACGCCGCTCCCGCCGCGGGACATTTAAGTAGCTCCTCAATATATCCCGCCTGCTTTGCGCCATATATCATTGTGACGGCGTGCAGCGACAGCACTGTACGATTTTGGAAATGCAAAGTGACGAAGAGGCCGGACGAAAAGCTGGATTACGAATGGTGCGAGTGGGAGATGACCAGAAAAGACCAGGAATCCACTATTGATATCACCGGTCAGCCGTTGAACATAAGCGCGGCTTACAGCGGACGCATCGCTTGCGCCTATAAGTACGGAAAATCGTTTACGCGTCCGACGAAGAGCGATCCGGATTCGCGCTACGTGAATCTTTGTGTCGCTATATATGAATGCGAAAGCACAGGTGGCAGCGAATGGATCTTGGAAGACACGATTCATCTGAAGAATATTCATCTACCACGAATAGCGGTGGATCAGCACTTAGACCTTAGCTATTTGTACGACAGTAGATTCTTGCAGAAGAAGCAACGGCTTACTCAGGTGTTGCAGACCCTCAGTCACGAAGATATAAGATCCTCGAGAAACGGAGAGAATGGCGATTCCACGAAAGCTGGCCTGCTGGCGGTCCCGTCGTTCAGTACCCTGCAGTCTTTGCGGAAATCGATCATAGAGAATGGTAACACATGCCCGCTCACGCAGAAGCATCTGGTGCAACTCGACTGGGTATCTAAAGAGGACGGCTCGCATATTCTGACTGTGGGCGTCGGTTCCAAGATTATGCTATTCACTCCAGTGTGTTCGGATCTGGCGCAAGCTAACATGAAAGCAATGAAGGAATCCCAGAGTAATAACAGGCCGATATTGAGAAAGACTTCGTCACTGGCTCAGCCGCAATTCGTTGACGAGATCCGATGGATGAAATTGCGCAAAATCGAGCTGACGACGGCAGATGGTCTACCGCCACTACCCATGCAAATATCCTGGGTGCGAGACGGCATTCTGGTTGTCGGCATGGATTCCGAGATGCATGTGTACTCACAGTGGAAACCAAATCCGAAGAACGATTGTTTCCATTCGAATCTGCAGCATCAGGAGTCCGACGAGTTCCAAGCGAGTCGAAACTTGCGCGATGAGGATCTACGCACATTGGCGCACGAGACGTCCCAGAGACGACTGGCAAACGTGTCTTCCATGCCACATTTGTCGCGCGTTAGTAGTATCAATTTGACAATGCTGGATGCCAAGAAGAAGCGCGGTATACAGAACGAGAACTTGAGTTTCGACTACATGCCGGATTACGGATTGTTCGAAGCGTCGAGGATAGCCTGTCCGGTTTTACCGCAGTATCATCCTAAGCAGCTGATGGAACTATTAAATTCGGGTAAGATCAGATGGGTGAAGGCTATACTGGCGCATCTCGTCCGATGTATAGGTAGTTCCTGCAACTTGCGGGCCGACGACGAGAGTCTGGTGAAGCAGCGCGGTTGGTCCCGATCGAGAACGATGTCGGTGAGTTACATGGGTACAACATCGCCGCTGGAACCGAGAGGTTCGACTACGCAGATACCGGAGGAATTGACGCTGGATTACGCGGAGATTACATCCATCTCTCCACTCCCGTTATGGACTTTGTTGATGGCCGACAAAGAAACGAATTTACCGCATCAGCAGAACGAGGACAAGCACGATTACAACAAGCTATTCGACAGCAACTTGGATGAAGGAGAATCGTTGGACGATATGTTGGACGAAGATTATGAACGTTCGCGGCAAAAGGATAGACGATCCTCAGTGCCGGAGAGACAAGGAATATCTCACTTCGGTCCCAGACAAGGCAGACTGTTGTCGCGTCTCTTGACTCACACTCATCTCCCGGGACTCTCCAGTCTCGACCAAATGCATCTACTCGCCTTAGCGGATACCGTGTCTACGTGTAATGTCGATTTCGCGGAAAGATTCGCAATCGACGCGGCAAAGAACGCAATCGCCAAGGAGAATCTAACAGGCATTCCGGACGGCGAAACTGTGTCTACCGATTCGCTGGACGACTGCGGCCTCAGATTCCTCTTAGCAATGAAACATTACAATTATCTGATACGCTGCTTACCGTTGGCACAAAGAGCGCAATTCCAGAAGCAGGGTGTCGCGTCGAATAACCTCGTGTGGGCGTTTCATTCTGAATCCGAGGAGGAATTGTTGGGATTAATTCCGTCTTATGCCAAAGGTCAACCAAAGTGGTCTGTGCTGAAGGAACTTGGCGTAGGTTGGTGGATTAGGAGCAATACGGTGCTGAAGAAATGCATAGATAAAATAGCGAAGGCTGCGTTCCAGGATAAGCAAGATCCTTTAGACGCGGCTATCTATTACTTAgcaatgaaaaagaaaaatctagTGTGGGGTCTATTTAGGAATAAGCGAGACGAACGAATGACTGCCTTCTTCTCGAATAATTTCGCCGAGAATCGATGGAGAAAAGCGGCTCTGAAGAACGCTTTCGCTCTGCTTGGAAAGCAACGATTCGACCATGCGGCCGCGTTCTTTTTACTTGCTGGAGCTTTGAAGGATGCCATCGATGTATGCTTGAATAAACTGAACGATATCCAACTCGCGATGGTGATAGTTAGACTCTACGAGAATGATACGTCATCTCCTAATATGAGAAGATTATTGTACGAAGAAATCCTAGGTTGCGATAAAGATGGACAAAATCAAGATATGAGCAGAGCGCATCCTGATCCATTCTTGCGTAGCATGGCTCTGTGGATCTTGAAGGATCATTCTGGCTCTCTCAATACTTTGCTTTTGACCAACGTCGGTCATATGCATCCGCAGTATGACGATGAATCTGATAAGCCAGAAGGAACAACag caaACCCAAACGTTTTCAATTTCTACGTTTATCTTCGTACACATCCGTTATTAATCAGACAGTATATCGCGTCCACCGCGCAAGATAAGAAGAAAGGACACTCCGTAGTAATTTCGGGATTCAGTTATGGCACAGAGACAAAGAGACCAGATCAACCAGATAAACAGTTATTGTTAGAGGATAGTATTACACCATTGGAGAGACAACTGTATTTCACAACGGCACACGCACACTTTAAAGCTGGTTGTCCAGCTCTCGCTCTTGAAGTTTTATCTAAATTACCTAATAAAGTTATGGAAACAAATGGCGAAGATTCACCAA GCTTATTGAACAGTCCAAGTAAGGCCAGAGCTCAAGATGCTCAAATAGATACCGGTATTATTAATTGGGGAAATGAGTCGAATGCAGTAAACAATAAAG ATGCCGATGTAGATTGGGGTACGCCATCATTTGATTGGTCTCAAAGTAGCAACCGCGTGAAAGGagataaattagaattaaactGGGATGATGATGAGACGGGTGAAGCTGAGGACGCTGATAGTCCTCCCATGAGTATGAAACTTGACAAGAAAGAACAGGATAACTCGCATAAATCAGAAACTGATAACA aagacGTAGCAAAATCAGCTGGACAATTGGATATTATGGCGCAACAATTGAAATTTGTGGCATGCTTGAAAATCTTAATGGAAGAACTGTCCACGTTAGCGACAGGTTTTGAAGTAGACGGAGGTCAGCTACGATATCAACTATATGTATGGTTGGAACGAGAAGTAGACGCATTAAGACAACTTTGTAGCTACAGCACAAATGCAGACGGAGACATGAACAACGCAGCAGaat atgaaGGCGGCATGGTCGATGACGTGCCACCATATAAACCTGGCGAGCAGCCAACGTTACATCAAATACTGGTAGCGGAGAAGTTAGATTTTGAGGCTAAAGTACAGAGAGCTGCAAAGAGGAAGAAATGGTTGAAAg CTAACGAGACATTGTTGAGGACATTGTTATCGTATTGTTCATTGCACGGTGCATCGGGTGGCGGTTTAGCGTCAGTAAGAATGGAATTGGTACTCTTGCTACAGGAATTGCAACAAGAAAAGACTCAACAACAATTGCTCAGTCCTCTTCCTTTCCCCACTACACTACCTCTGTTAAGCGCCAGCGTCGCTTGCAACAAGACTGTCGTTGCTGATCCAGTTCGACATCTGCAG TCTCTCGCACATGATATGCTGCAGACCTTAGTAGAGCTACGCAATCCACCGATGCCTAACAGAAATACGCATTATTGCGAAGTATTCATCATGAGAGATTTAGCGGTAGCACTTAGCGCCTGTATTTATCAATCACTTTGCGATTCGGACACGTTCGTTATGAAACATCATCAGCCAGATAG TTTCCCGGTAGTCGCTGAGGTAGAAACGACGGGTGGTCATTTAGTAGCCTCAAACAGATATCATCGACGATATTCGACGGATGATGGTGTATGCATAACTACCTCACCTGCTAAATGGCCAGGCGTAACAAATTTGCGTGCGTTGTTAGCTCGGGAGAAAGACGAGGACACTCCGAAGCTGAATATTCTGCTCTGCGAAGCTTTCGTGGCGACATATATGAGTCTCTTTATTTACGCCATGTCGAGTTGCGACAGTCACATTTTATACAGACTAGTGGGACAACACTTCGATAACAATACATGGTCATCTCTTTTCGGCGGGGGAGTTAAGAAGCTACTGCGCGTAGCAAGCACGACTAATAATCAG gGCGGTACCACGATTAGTGTCGAGCGGACCGATAGTATGACCAGTGACATTCAAAGTACCGCCAGTGGTATGTGGAATACCATGACGTCGTTGACTAAACAACGTGTCAAGCTGAATATGAAACTATTAGGACAATTTACGGGTCAACAGCCAAATATGAAAGAAGATAAGCCTACATATAGAGAACAGTTTGTTTCGCCGCAAATGAGCATGATCTCCTATTTTCTCATGAAG CCACGCATAGAGACTGAATATGCTGATGAAATTGATTATGATTCTTCCGATTCTGCGGTATCTGACTTAGATTCTACAGACGATGAGGAAGATGTATTTGACACGGGTTCGAAACCAAAGAGTAAACCAAAGGATAATACAGAGCATAGTAATTCCAATTCGTATAGTTGGAGCGTAATGAGATTAGCAATAGttaaaatactgcaaaaacAATTACAAGATTTTATGACTGTTGCCGGTATAGAAATGCAag AATTACCTGTAAGTAGCCCGCTAATCCACGGTACTTTGGGCATTGTTGCTCTATGGCAAGAGTCTTTGCGCGAAGAATTGGAATTTAAAGGTCCACCCCCAGCGAATTACATACCGGGCTGTGCACCGGATCCTTCTCCCACGCCTGGAAAACCTGCTATTCATAAATATCGATCGTTATTAGAGAAAGGAAATACACCCTTTAA TACACGATTGGCATCCGCAGCGCCTACCAATCGTCTGTGGTGTTATTTAGTTAGACAGGAAATGGTTcaggatatttttattcgcgcaGTATTTGGTAAACGAAGATCCATGTCAACGATACTTGAAAGCAGTCAGTCAGTCGTTGACGGCGTACATCGTGGAACTGGAGAAGATAAGGGTAGTGATAGTGGCACTACAAGCTTACCAGAACCAGTCAGAATCATCCATAAGGAACAAGATAGCATCAGTGCCTTCTGTCTTAATCAG GTAAACCCAGGTTTAATGGCCCTTGCTACACCTCGGGAAGTACAAGAGATGAACATTTCCCTGCTCCTAGAACTTCCGTCGTGGTTGGAAGATGAATGCGAATTTGATATTATCAACTTGAATAAACAACCTGATCCAGAGCCTGTACCGCCAACCAGTTTCTTAGTTATACAGGTGTGGCTTAAcacaatatctttatattcgCACAATAATAAACTGCATATTTTACACACCTATCATTTGCAGACAGCAGCAGATCGTCCTTTGTTAGCGCAGAGTCCTCAGCAAAACAGTCCCCAAACCCACTCAGGTATAGCCAGTCAGAGTGGACGTGGCGCGAGCGTG ATCCTGAAGCATAAAATCGATGGAATCAGGAGAATCTCTTCCCATCCGCTTTTACCATTAT ACTTAACCGGATCGCAAGATGGTTCTGTATCGTTATGGGAGTGGGGACATCAGACGGCCGTCGCTACTCCAAGAGCACCTGGGACTTTTGCCAAAGTGACCCGCGTGCGATTCTCTCAGCACGGTAACAAGTTCGGCGTGGCTGATTCCGATGGCCAATTGAGTCTATTTCAAGTGGCCTGCCGAGAAGGAACGGCTCGACCATTCTTC ACTTACCAGTGCCACAGTAAAGTGACCTCAGACTTCGTCTTCCTTGGCGCATGCAGTCTTGTAGCTACCGCGGGTCACGGCTCGGAAGGACGGAACGTAGCATTATGGGATACGTTACTTCCGCAAAACAAATCTCTTGTACAAG GCTTCATGTGTCACGATCAGGGAGCCAGCGCCTTGATTCTGGCACCGCAGCATCAGCTGCTGATCAGCGGCGGCAAGAAAGGCGACATTAATATATTCGACGTACGACAACGGCAACAGAGGCAGAGATTCCAAGCGCACGAATCGGCTATCAAATGTCTGGCGCTCGATCCGCACGAAGAATTTTTCGTTAGTGGGGCAGGTGATGGTGATATTAAG ATATGGGGTTTGACCGTCCACTCTCTTCTCTACTCGTTTCCTAGTGAACATCCACGGTCTAGTTTCTTCAAAAACATAGGACAG GGCGTTACCCAGTTACATGTGGATTCTGCGGGTCGATTGTTTTCGTGTGGAGCAGATGGTTCGATGAAAGTCCGTCAACTGCCAGAACGCGATTGTGTAATACAAACGctttattag